The Salvia miltiorrhiza cultivar Shanhuang (shh) chromosome 1, IMPLAD_Smil_shh, whole genome shotgun sequence genome has a window encoding:
- the LOC131016044 gene encoding chaperone protein ClpB3, mitochondrial-like isoform X1 — protein sequence MGDSFLSVEHLVLAFPSDKRFGQKLLNNLQLSDKALKDAVDAVRGSQRVTDQNPEGKYEALEKYGNDLTELARRGKLDPVIGRDDEIRRCIQILSRRTKNNPVIIGEPGVGKTAIAEGLAQRIVRGDVPEPLLNRKVFKMKSANVGEFGLRIVFLCILWHVREAKPRLPQQRNGKPEKCPRGIEASEEAPEESKRARKRQRNRSE from the exons ATGGGTGATTCGTTTTTGTCTGTTGAGCATCTAGTCTTGGCATTCCCTTCGGATAAAAGATTTGGGCAAAAGCTGCTCAACAATCTTCAACTAAGCGACAAGGCTTTGAAGGATGCTGTTGATGCCGTTCGTGGCAGTCAAAGAGTAACTGACCAAA atccagaaggtaaATATGAGGCACTCGAGAAATATGGAAATGACTTAACTGAGCTTGCCAGACGTGGAAAGCTTGACCCAGTTATTGGACGTGATGATGAGATACGACGGTGCATCCAAATATTATCTCGTAGAACAAAGAACAACCCTGTTATAATTGGGGAACCTGGAGTTGGAAAAACTGCAATTGCTGAAGG GTTAGCTCAAAGGATTGTCCGTGGAGATGTTCCAGAACCTTTGCTAAATCGGAAG gttttcaagatgaagagtgcaaatgttggagagtttgggctaagaatcgtgtttttgtgcatactctggcatgtaagaGAAGCAAAGCCTCGCTTGCCacagcagcgaaatgggaagccagagaaatgccccagaggaatcgaagcgagtgaggaagcgccagaggaatcgaagcgagcgaggaagcgccagaggaatcgaagcgagtga
- the LOC131016044 gene encoding chaperone protein ClpB3, mitochondrial-like isoform X3: protein MGDSFLSVEHLVLAFPSDKRFGQKLLNNLQLSDKALKDAVDAVRGSQRVTDQNPEGKYEALEKYGNDLTELARRGKLDPVIGRDDEIRRCIQILSRRTKNNPVIIGEPGVGKTAIAEGLAQRIVRGDVPEPLLNRKEI from the exons ATGGGTGATTCGTTTTTGTCTGTTGAGCATCTAGTCTTGGCATTCCCTTCGGATAAAAGATTTGGGCAAAAGCTGCTCAACAATCTTCAACTAAGCGACAAGGCTTTGAAGGATGCTGTTGATGCCGTTCGTGGCAGTCAAAGAGTAACTGACCAAA atccagaaggtaaATATGAGGCACTCGAGAAATATGGAAATGACTTAACTGAGCTTGCCAGACGTGGAAAGCTTGACCCAGTTATTGGACGTGATGATGAGATACGACGGTGCATCCAAATATTATCTCGTAGAACAAAGAACAACCCTGTTATAATTGGGGAACCTGGAGTTGGAAAAACTGCAATTGCTGAAGG GTTAGCTCAAAGGATTGTCCGTGGAGATGTTCCAGAACCTTTGCTAAATCGGAAG gagatttag
- the LOC131016044 gene encoding chaperone protein ClpB3, mitochondrial-like isoform X2 yields the protein MGDSFLSVEHLVLAFPSDKRFGQKLLNNLQLSDKALKDAVDAVRGSQRVTDQNPEGKYEALEKYGNDLTELARRGKLDPVIGRDDEIRRCIQILSRRTKNNPVIIGEPGVGKTAIAEGLAQRIVRGDVPEPLLNRKLISPDMGSLLAGAK from the exons ATGGGTGATTCGTTTTTGTCTGTTGAGCATCTAGTCTTGGCATTCCCTTCGGATAAAAGATTTGGGCAAAAGCTGCTCAACAATCTTCAACTAAGCGACAAGGCTTTGAAGGATGCTGTTGATGCCGTTCGTGGCAGTCAAAGAGTAACTGACCAAA atccagaaggtaaATATGAGGCACTCGAGAAATATGGAAATGACTTAACTGAGCTTGCCAGACGTGGAAAGCTTGACCCAGTTATTGGACGTGATGATGAGATACGACGGTGCATCCAAATATTATCTCGTAGAACAAAGAACAACCCTGTTATAATTGGGGAACCTGGAGTTGGAAAAACTGCAATTGCTGAAGG GTTAGCTCAAAGGATTGTCCGTGGAGATGTTCCAGAACCTTTGCTAAATCGGAAG TTGATCTCTCCGGATATGGGTTCTTTGCTTGCTGGTGCGAagtga